The following coding sequences lie in one Chitinispirillales bacterium ANBcel5 genomic window:
- a CDS encoding ferritin family protein, with protein sequence MSIVFNADEIFSMGVQIEKNGQLFYKTAAARTSEPQIAKLFSTLADWESKHVKTFEELRGQVKDHNEEENLYDPDNIIHQYLKAAASQYVFVDENSIVEKATACTSTSEALSMAISFEKDSVVYYSSMKEMVRGDLGKEHIDKLIREELSHIGQLNEELSKLKENNR encoded by the coding sequence ATGAGTATAGTGTTCAATGCAGATGAAATTTTTTCTATGGGAGTGCAGATTGAAAAAAACGGTCAGCTATTCTATAAAACAGCAGCAGCGCGTACGAGCGAACCCCAAATAGCCAAACTCTTCTCCACTCTGGCAGATTGGGAGAGCAAACATGTTAAAACATTTGAAGAGCTGAGAGGTCAGGTAAAAGACCACAACGAAGAGGAGAATCTGTATGATCCGGATAATATCATTCACCAATACCTTAAAGCTGCCGCCAGCCAATATGTTTTTGTCGATGAAAACAGCATTGTAGAAAAAGCCACTGCTTGCACCAGCACCAGCGAGGCACTCTCCATGGCCATAAGCTTCGAAAAAGATTCGGTGGTTTATTATTCTTCAATGAAAGAGATGGTCAGAGGAGACCTGGGCAAAGAGCACATCGACAAGCTTATACGGGAAGAGCTCTCTCACATTGGACAGTTAAACGAAGAGCTGAGCAAATTAAAAGAGAACAATAGATGA
- a CDS encoding 8-oxo-dGTP diphosphatase: MKNQNTPKVSSHPVSHCSVCDIDWPNWSFTEKAVLCFVMSGDEVMLIHKKTGLGKGKINAPGGRIEKNERAIDAAVRETIEETGVTPLNLEHMADLQFIFTDGYSLMGTVFVATAFSGNAKNTFEADPFWCKLKSIPYEKMWADDIHWLPLVLEGKKVTGQFIFKEDTMLSHQVFTGLSDTVL, encoded by the coding sequence ATGAAAAACCAAAATACTCCCAAAGTTTCATCTCACCCTGTTTCGCACTGCTCAGTCTGTGATATCGACTGGCCCAACTGGTCCTTTACCGAGAAAGCGGTACTCTGTTTTGTTATGAGTGGTGATGAAGTGATGCTTATTCATAAAAAAACGGGGCTTGGGAAGGGAAAAATTAATGCCCCTGGCGGCAGAATCGAAAAGAATGAGCGGGCAATAGATGCTGCGGTACGGGAAACCATCGAAGAAACAGGGGTAACACCTCTAAACCTTGAGCATATGGCAGATCTGCAGTTTATTTTCACCGATGGTTACTCGCTTATGGGCACAGTGTTTGTTGCTACAGCATTCAGTGGCAATGCTAAAAATACCTTTGAAGCAGACCCTTTTTGGTGTAAGCTAAAATCTATTCCCTACGAAAAAATGTGGGCAGATGATATCCATTGGCTACCACTGGTACTCGAGGGAAAAAAGGTTACCGGGCAATTTATCTTCAAAGAAGATACAATGCTTAGTCATCAGGTTTTTACGGGTCTTTCAGACACTGTTCTTTAA
- a CDS encoding peptidylprolyl isomerase, with translation MASAQSGNTVRVHYTGRLEDQTVFDSSTDREPLEFTLGENQVIGGFEKAVEGMQIGDKKNVQIDSQDAYGPHLDELVMSVGKEQFPPEITPEVGKNVNVQDNQGSQYTMKITDTNDSSVTLDANHPLAGKNLNFTIELVEIL, from the coding sequence ATGGCTTCAGCACAGAGCGGAAATACTGTTCGAGTCCATTACACAGGAAGATTGGAAGACCAAACAGTCTTTGATTCTTCAACAGACCGCGAACCACTTGAGTTCACCCTCGGGGAAAACCAGGTGATTGGAGGGTTTGAAAAGGCGGTCGAAGGCATGCAGATTGGGGATAAAAAAAACGTTCAAATTGATTCACAGGACGCTTATGGTCCCCATCTTGATGAATTGGTGATGTCTGTGGGAAAGGAACAATTTCCTCCGGAAATCACCCCTGAAGTTGGCAAAAATGTTAATGTACAGGATAATCAGGGCAGTCAGTACACCATGAAAATAACTGACACCAATGATTCAAGTGTCACTCTGGATGCTAATCACCCCCTTGCAGGCAAAAACCTCAACTTTACCATAGAGTTGGTTGAAATACTGTAA